A single Sporosarcina sp. FSL W8-0480 DNA region contains:
- the kynB gene encoding arylformamidase: protein MTGKWIDISQPLHNGIAEWPGDTPFQYEVKFLKAFTGSVNIGQMTTSMHTGTHIDAPFHYDDEGLKVDELPIDVYIGKARVIDVTGLESVGRSDLEALDFGGAERILLKTGSRPDADVFPESYTVLRADIGPLLKERGVRLIGIDTPSVDPEPSKTLDAHHSLHDNGVLILENIVLAEVEPGDYELIALPLPIKGGDGSPVRAVVRRWEA, encoded by the coding sequence ATGACGGGGAAATGGATTGATATATCGCAGCCATTGCATAACGGCATCGCGGAATGGCCTGGGGACACGCCGTTCCAATATGAAGTGAAGTTTTTGAAAGCGTTCACGGGGTCGGTCAATATCGGCCAAATGACGACAAGCATGCATACCGGGACGCATATTGACGCTCCTTTCCACTACGACGATGAAGGCCTGAAAGTGGATGAACTGCCGATAGATGTCTACATCGGAAAGGCAAGAGTCATCGACGTGACGGGGCTCGAAAGCGTGGGGCGTTCAGATTTAGAGGCTCTCGATTTCGGAGGTGCCGAGCGGATATTATTGAAAACAGGAAGCAGACCCGATGCAGATGTTTTTCCGGAATCATATACCGTTTTGCGTGCAGACATCGGTCCTTTATTGAAGGAAAGAGGGGTGCGGCTCATCGGAATCGATACGCCATCTGTCGACCCTGAGCCAAGCAAGACGCTTGATGCACACCATTCGCTCCATGATAACGGGGTTCTCATTCTGGAAAACATCGTGCTTGCTGAAGTCGAGCCCGGTGATTATGAATTAATTGCGTTGCCGTTGCCTATCAAAGGCGGAGACGGAAGCCCGGTTCGCGCGGTAGTCCGGAGGTGGGAAGCGTGA
- the kynU gene encoding kynureninase, whose translation MTLHTLSQAQEWDRQDKLAPYRNEFYIPENSIYMDGNSLGLLSKRAERTLHELLHTWKTLGIDGWTEGEHPWFYLSEQVGEKMAPLVGGNKGEVIATGSTTTNLHQLVATFYKPEGNKTKILADELNFPSDIYALKSQLQLKGYEPDEHLIRVKSRDGRYLKEDDIIEAMTPDVALIVLPAVLYRSGQVLDMEKLTKAAIERNIPIGFDLCHSIGAVEHQLHDWGTDFAFWCTYKHLNGGPGSVGGLFIHEKHFGKTPGLSGWFGSKKESQFDMDHKMVPADDAGAYQIGTPHVLSLAPVIGSLEMFEEVGIAAIREKSLALTAYMLELIEQELTDLGFTIGNPIDETRGGHLLLEHEEAARICKALKVDGVIPDFRTPNGIRLAPVALYNSFEDVWETIQKLKVIMDEKRYEKFENKRGVVA comes from the coding sequence ATGACACTTCACACACTATCACAAGCACAGGAATGGGATCGGCAAGACAAACTTGCCCCTTATAGAAACGAATTTTACATTCCGGAAAACTCCATTTACATGGACGGCAACTCGCTTGGTTTATTGTCCAAACGGGCGGAGCGTACATTGCATGAGCTGCTTCACACGTGGAAGACGCTTGGCATCGACGGATGGACGGAGGGGGAGCATCCGTGGTTCTATTTATCCGAACAGGTAGGGGAGAAAATGGCGCCGCTTGTCGGCGGCAATAAAGGAGAGGTAATTGCGACGGGCTCGACGACAACGAATCTCCATCAGCTTGTCGCGACATTTTACAAGCCTGAAGGCAATAAAACGAAAATCCTTGCAGACGAATTGAACTTTCCTTCTGATATTTATGCGCTCAAAAGTCAGCTTCAGCTTAAAGGATATGAACCGGATGAACATCTGATCCGTGTGAAAAGCCGCGACGGCCGCTACCTAAAGGAAGACGACATTATTGAAGCGATGACACCGGACGTTGCACTCATCGTTTTGCCGGCTGTCCTTTACCGGAGCGGGCAAGTGCTTGATATGGAAAAATTGACGAAGGCGGCGATTGAACGCAATATCCCGATCGGCTTCGACCTTTGCCATTCAATCGGGGCTGTCGAGCACCAACTCCATGACTGGGGGACGGATTTTGCTTTTTGGTGCACGTATAAGCATTTGAATGGGGGGCCGGGTTCCGTCGGTGGTTTATTCATCCATGAAAAGCATTTCGGCAAAACGCCTGGCCTATCTGGCTGGTTCGGGTCGAAAAAGGAGTCGCAGTTCGATATGGATCACAAGATGGTTCCTGCGGATGACGCTGGCGCTTATCAGATCGGGACGCCGCATGTGTTGAGCTTGGCACCAGTTATCGGCTCACTTGAAATGTTCGAGGAGGTCGGCATAGCGGCGATTCGGGAGAAATCATTGGCATTAACAGCTTATATGCTTGAATTAATTGAACAGGAACTCACTGACCTTGGCTTTACAATTGGTAATCCGATCGACGAAACTCGTGGTGGGCATCTCCTTCTTGAGCATGAAGAAGCGGCTCGAATTTGCAAAGCGCTGAAAGTGGATGGCGTCATCCCTGACTTCCGAACACCAAACGGAATCAGGCTTGCCCCCGTAGCCCTTTATAATTCATTCGAAGACGTCTGGGAAACGATTCAAAAACTGAAAGTCATCATGGATGAAAAACGATATGAAAAGTTTGAGAATAAAAGGGGGGTCGTCGCATGA
- a CDS encoding response regulator transcription factor, translated as MIRIVIAEDQGMMLGALGSLLNMEDDMEVVGMARNGEEAVQLVKEHKPDICIMDIEMPVMTGLDAAEELMEMDCKIIILTTFARAGYFERARKAKVRGYLLKDSPIEELVNSIHAIQGGRRIYAPELVDIAYEETSENPLTDRESQVLGLVAEGKTTKEIAGELYLTPGTVRNYISTILEKLEVGNRIEAISRFKEKGWFK; from the coding sequence GTGATTCGAATCGTCATTGCAGAGGACCAGGGGATGATGTTGGGGGCACTCGGTTCCCTTTTGAATATGGAGGACGATATGGAAGTCGTCGGCATGGCGCGTAACGGTGAGGAAGCCGTCCAACTTGTGAAGGAACATAAGCCTGATATATGCATCATGGATATCGAAATGCCGGTGATGACGGGATTGGACGCGGCGGAAGAACTCATGGAGATGGATTGCAAGATCATTATTCTGACAACATTTGCGCGGGCAGGCTATTTCGAACGCGCGCGAAAGGCCAAGGTGCGCGGCTATTTATTGAAAGACAGTCCGATTGAAGAGCTTGTCAATTCCATCCACGCCATCCAGGGCGGACGCCGGATCTATGCGCCCGAACTTGTCGATATCGCGTACGAGGAGACAAGCGAAAACCCGCTCACTGACCGCGAAAGCCAAGTATTAGGACTCGTGGCAGAGGGAAAGACAACGAAGGAAATTGCCGGGGAATTGTACTTGACGCCTGGTACAGTGCGGAATTATATATCGACTATCCTTGAAAAACTCGAAGTCGGCAATCGAATCGAAGCGATTTCAAGATTTAAGGAAAAAGGTTGGTTTAAATAA
- a CDS encoding sensor histidine kinase has product MQKWYSIFPKNPWMSIYAWVVFCLLPFFFIFRSWSAVGISVGIGLLGLYFISYFFSFKSKSGLVYMWISFEIVINIIMTLLFGYVYLSIFTAFFIGNIRSAVGFFIMYGLHIAFTISAIVVGFFIEIDLFLPQVHFIIITVIGVTLLPFNLYNRSKREKLEDQLESANDRIAELMLIEERERIARDLHDTLGQKLSMIGLKSDLAKRLVFKNPEEAEKELADIRQTASTALKEVRELVADMRSTKLIDEVMRIRQILSAAEVELKIEGDPNVSSIPSNVENVLSMCLKEAVTNVVKHSDATVCEVMFMQSADEVSIVVKDNGKGIQGRTFATGAGLKGMRERLEFVNGSLVIEDDGGTKLTIRMPIVITHQVEEGLS; this is encoded by the coding sequence ATTCAAAAATGGTATAGCATCTTTCCGAAAAATCCTTGGATGAGCATTTATGCTTGGGTCGTATTTTGTCTATTGCCCTTCTTTTTCATTTTCAGATCATGGTCGGCCGTTGGAATTTCGGTGGGAATCGGGTTATTAGGCCTCTATTTCATTTCCTATTTCTTTTCATTTAAATCAAAAAGCGGTCTTGTTTATATGTGGATCAGCTTTGAAATTGTTATTAATATCATCATGACGTTGCTGTTCGGATATGTCTATCTGTCAATTTTCACGGCTTTTTTCATCGGTAATATCCGTTCGGCAGTTGGTTTTTTCATCATGTATGGTTTGCATATTGCCTTCACAATCAGCGCAATCGTAGTAGGGTTTTTCATTGAGATTGATTTGTTTTTACCACAAGTCCATTTCATCATTATTACAGTGATCGGCGTGACGCTTCTTCCGTTCAATCTATACAACAGAAGCAAGCGCGAAAAGCTTGAAGATCAGCTGGAATCCGCGAATGATCGTATTGCAGAATTAATGCTAATTGAGGAACGCGAACGGATTGCAAGGGATCTGCATGACACGCTTGGACAAAAGTTGTCGATGATCGGTTTGAAAAGCGATCTGGCGAAAAGGTTAGTCTTTAAAAACCCTGAAGAGGCCGAGAAGGAATTGGCCGATATCCGTCAGACTGCGAGCACAGCATTGAAGGAAGTGCGGGAGTTAGTTGCAGATATGCGTTCGACAAAACTGATTGACGAAGTGATGCGCATAAGGCAAATATTGTCTGCTGCAGAAGTCGAATTGAAGATTGAAGGCGATCCGAATGTATCGAGTATCCCGTCCAATGTGGAGAATGTCTTAAGCATGTGCTTGAAAGAGGCAGTGACGAATGTTGTGAAGCATAGCGATGCGACTGTTTGCGAAGTGATGTTCATGCAGTCTGCCGATGAAGTTTCTATTGTTGTCAAAGATAACGGAAAAGGCATCCAGGGAAGAACATTTGCAACTGGTGCAGGATTGAAAGGGATGAGGGAACGTCTTGAGTTCGTGAATGGATCACTTGTTATCGAAGACGATGGGGGTACGAAATTGACCATTCGGATGCCAATCGTCATTACACATCAAGTCGAGGAGGGATTATCGTGA
- a CDS encoding helix-turn-helix domain-containing protein → MENMSDPVRDYKLQKPGDEQYTSQNTEEFVKLTMLQEELVREKKRLYQVLTESEKKDAFEIISKKYNIPDHITVREASEILEISPQMVRRHCTEGKIRSYQTLQGSGKWRIEAEQFMNYPNWGKFIEKRGRIKKQSENIAKKMLDYLEDEE, encoded by the coding sequence ATGGAAAATATGTCAGACCCAGTTAGGGACTATAAATTACAAAAACCTGGCGACGAACAATATACCAGCCAGAATACAGAGGAATTTGTAAAACTAACTATGCTTCAGGAGGAGCTTGTTAGGGAAAAAAAGAGACTTTATCAGGTCCTCACCGAATCAGAAAAAAAAGATGCTTTTGAAATAATTAGTAAAAAGTATAATATCCCCGATCACATTACAGTTCGTGAAGCCTCTGAGATTCTCGAAATCTCACCTCAAATGGTGCGCAGGCACTGTACTGAAGGTAAAATTCGAAGTTACCAAACGCTGCAAGGTAGCGGGAAATGGAGAATAGAAGCAGAACAATTCATGAATTACCCAAATTGGGGGAAGTTCATTGAAAAGAGAGGAAGAATTAAGAAACAATCCGAAAATATTGCAAAAAAAATGCTCGATTACTTGGAGGATGAAGAGTAG
- a CDS encoding DUF4411 domain-containing protein, whose amino-acid sequence MKQYTLDTNVFRYKTNPTGDHALRNSAKSFWKGTLREIQSGEAVLLVPEEVVRELKVQSFTLAEKEKRKIADLLGFCQEVSPNRLSIEIEHKIRELSAYVRSNFKSDIGQDKMEYGGISDSRILYTAYDEDSILVTANVKDFLLYPLLFPHNEERLFDMKENKFVRIPEQGYYKIHSDIGFKSMLQSFFEFDNEQ is encoded by the coding sequence GTGAAACAATACACTTTGGATACAAATGTATTTCGATACAAAACTAACCCAACTGGAGATCATGCCTTACGAAATTCTGCAAAGTCTTTTTGGAAGGGCACTTTAAGGGAAATTCAAAGCGGAGAGGCTGTTCTTCTTGTACCGGAGGAAGTTGTCCGCGAACTAAAAGTACAATCATTTACGTTAGCGGAGAAAGAAAAACGCAAAATAGCGGATCTTTTGGGGTTCTGTCAGGAAGTCTCTCCTAATCGATTATCTATAGAAATCGAACACAAAATTAGAGAATTGTCTGCATACGTCCGTTCTAATTTCAAATCAGACATTGGCCAGGACAAAATGGAATACGGCGGTATATCAGACTCAAGGATTCTATACACAGCCTACGACGAGGACAGTATTTTGGTTACTGCAAACGTAAAAGATTTCCTACTATATCCACTATTGTTTCCTCACAATGAAGAACGACTATTCGATATGAAAGAAAATAAGTTTGTTAGAATTCCTGAGCAAGGATATTACAAAATCCACTCAGACATAGGCTTTAAAAGCATGTTACAAAGCTTCTTTGAATTTGATAATGAGCAATAA
- the kynA gene encoding tryptophan 2,3-dioxygenase, with protein MNCVAVAYQRRRRKPGSRGSPEVGSVSEKGIHTDFKDKMTYGEYLRLDKILSSQERLSGHHDEMLFIIIHQVKELWMKLILHELNAAIAAIKKDELPEAFKMLARVSRVQEQIIQAWDVLSTLTPAEYTEFRESLGRASGFQSYQNRLIEFALGYKQPHILKIYEKDQELARELKAAYESPGIYDVAIQALSRAGFPINPDLLTRNFSITYQGDPTVAAAWLEVYRDVDRYWDLYQLAEKLVDIEDSHQQWRFRHMKTVERIIGSKTGTGGSSGVKYLRSVLDHQFFPELWDVRTKL; from the coding sequence ATTAATTGCGTTGCCGTTGCCTATCAAAGGCGGAGACGGAAGCCCGGTTCGCGCGGTAGTCCGGAGGTGGGAAGCGTGAGCGAAAAAGGGATTCATACAGACTTCAAAGACAAAATGACATACGGCGAATACTTGCGTTTGGATAAAATCCTTTCGAGCCAGGAACGCCTATCCGGCCATCATGATGAAATGCTGTTCATCATCATCCATCAGGTGAAAGAGTTATGGATGAAGCTCATTTTGCATGAACTAAATGCTGCAATCGCGGCAATCAAGAAGGATGAACTTCCTGAGGCATTCAAAATGCTTGCACGTGTTTCAAGGGTTCAAGAGCAAATCATCCAGGCATGGGATGTCCTTTCAACTTTGACACCCGCCGAATACACGGAATTCCGCGAAAGCCTTGGCCGGGCATCAGGATTCCAATCCTACCAGAATCGCCTGATCGAATTCGCGCTTGGCTATAAGCAACCGCATATTTTAAAGATTTACGAGAAGGACCAAGAACTTGCGCGCGAATTAAAAGCGGCGTATGAATCACCGGGAATTTATGATGTCGCTATCCAAGCTCTAAGTCGAGCAGGATTTCCGATCAACCCGGATTTGCTGACACGTAATTTCTCGATTACATATCAAGGCGATCCGACCGTTGCGGCAGCTTGGCTTGAAGTGTACCGTGACGTTGACCGCTATTGGGATTTGTACCAGCTTGCCGAAAAGCTTGTCGATATCGAGGATAGTCACCAGCAATGGCGCTTCAGGCATATGAAAACCGTTGAGCGCATAATCGGTTCGAAAACGGGAACTGGAGGCTCGTCCGGCGTAAAGTATTTGAGATCCGTACTCGACCACCAATTCTTCCCGGAACTATGGGATGTACGAACGAAGTTATGA
- a CDS encoding D-serine ammonia-lyase has translation MNEAEKTKWIEKLPLLSEIAERKEVLWRNPKNGDSAAGIAQSGITASDVEDASNRLKRFAPYIEKVFPETTTSKGVIESPITPIPSMKQSLSIKYDTQIPGELLLKQDNSLPISGSIKARGGIYEVLKHAETLAVEHGLIKMDEDYTKFAEPEFRNLFAKHKIAVGSTGNLGLSIGIMSAKLGFDVTVHMSADAKQWKKDLLREKGVTVVEYADDYSKAVEEGRRQAEADQLCHFVDDENSLDLFLGYAVAGERVAAQLSEQGRKVDNDHPLFVYLPCGVGGGPGGVAFGLKLQFGDAVHCFFAEPTHSPCMTIGMMTGLHDKVSVADFGLDNQTAADGLAVGTPSGFVGERIEPLLEGCYTISDDTMFELLTMLADTEDIRLEPSALAGMTGPIQTIRGQVPFADSSTATHLVWATGGSMVPETEMELYYGIGKTIIEESGK, from the coding sequence GTGAATGAAGCCGAGAAAACAAAGTGGATTGAAAAATTGCCACTCCTCTCAGAAATTGCAGAAAGAAAAGAGGTGTTATGGAGAAATCCAAAGAACGGGGACAGCGCAGCGGGCATTGCCCAATCCGGCATTACAGCAAGTGACGTAGAAGATGCAAGCAATCGTTTGAAACGTTTCGCACCATATATCGAGAAAGTATTTCCCGAAACCACAACTTCAAAAGGGGTCATTGAATCTCCAATAACGCCAATCCCTTCTATGAAACAATCACTTTCAATAAAATACGACACCCAAATCCCTGGGGAATTGCTCTTGAAACAAGATAATTCGCTTCCGATTTCAGGTTCCATCAAAGCACGTGGCGGCATCTATGAAGTGTTAAAACATGCAGAAACACTTGCTGTTGAACACGGACTTATCAAAATGGACGAGGATTATACAAAATTTGCAGAACCGGAATTCCGTAATTTATTCGCAAAACATAAAATAGCTGTCGGATCGACGGGGAATTTAGGGTTAAGCATCGGAATCATGAGTGCAAAGTTAGGGTTCGATGTCACCGTCCATATGTCCGCAGACGCGAAGCAATGGAAGAAGGATCTATTACGTGAAAAAGGGGTAACGGTCGTTGAGTACGCGGATGACTACAGTAAAGCCGTTGAAGAAGGAAGACGTCAGGCCGAAGCCGATCAACTTTGCCATTTTGTAGACGATGAAAATTCACTCGACCTATTCCTTGGATACGCAGTAGCGGGCGAACGCGTCGCGGCACAGTTAAGCGAACAGGGAAGAAAAGTCGACAATGATCATCCGCTCTTCGTCTATCTACCATGCGGAGTGGGCGGGGGACCGGGAGGGGTAGCATTTGGACTAAAGCTCCAATTTGGCGATGCTGTCCATTGTTTCTTCGCTGAACCAACTCATTCCCCTTGCATGACAATCGGCATGATGACAGGTTTGCACGACAAAGTGTCCGTAGCGGACTTCGGTCTAGACAATCAAACCGCGGCGGATGGGCTCGCGGTAGGCACGCCGTCAGGTTTCGTCGGCGAAAGAATCGAACCGTTACTTGAAGGCTGCTACACAATTTCCGATGACACGATGTTCGAGCTCCTAACAATGCTTGCTGACACCGAAGACATTCGTCTCGAACCATCCGCACTCGCAGGAATGACAGGGCCCATCCAAACCATTCGAGGGCAAGTTCCATTTGCAGATTCTTCAACCGCAACTCACCTTGTTTGGGCAACTGGAGGCAGCATGGTGCCTGAGACGGAAATGGAACTGTATTATGGAATTGGCAAGACAATAATCGAAGAATCAGGGAAATAA